From the genome of Pseudomonas helvetica:
TTGGCGTGAGGATTGGCGCTCATTCGCCGGTGCCCCGTCGGTGCCAGCGCAGCGATTTCGGGTAACAAGGCACCGTTGACGTCAAACAGCTCATCCGGACGATAGCTGCTGAGCCACTCCTCCAGTTGCCGCAGATGAGTCGGCTGGCCGAAATCCGCCAGCGGCACCTGATGCGCACGACACGTGCCTTCAATACGCCGGCCATCGACGAATTTGGGGCCTGTCCAGCCCTTGGGCGTACGCAGCACCAGCATCGGCCAAAGGGGGCGCTCCGGCACCGGGGGCTGCGGGTATTTGCGCGCAACACGCTGGATCTCGCGGATTTTCAACAGCATCGTGTCCAGGGTTCTGGCCAACGCCTGATGAACCTCTTCAGGCTCGTCACCCTCGACAAAATACGGATCGTAACCGTAGCCATACATCAGGGCCGACAGTTCGTCTTCGCTGATTCTGGAGAGTATCGAGGGGTTGGCGATCTTGTAGCCATTGAGGTGCAGAATCGGCAGGACAGCCCCGTCACGCACCGGATTAAGGAATTTGTTGGAATGCCAGCTGGCCGCCAGCGTTCCCGTTTCAGCCTCACCGTCGCCGATCACGCACGCCACGATCAGGTCCGGGTTATCGAACGCCGCGCCGTAAGCATGGGCCAGGGAATAGCCCAGTTCGCCGCCTTCATGGATCGACCCGGGAATCTGCGCCGATACATGGCTGGAAAGCCCATAAGGCCAGGAAAACTGCCGAAAGAGCCGGACCAGGCCGTTACGGTTCTGCTCCACTGAAGGATTGAACTCGGTGTAAGTCCCTTCCAGATAGGTCTGCGCCACGATCGCCGGCCCACCATGCCCGGGGCCGGTGACGAAGATCATGTTCAGGTCGTAGCAGGTGATCAGGCGGTTGAGGTGCACGTAGATCAGATTCAGCCCTGGCGTTGTTCCCCAATGCCCCAGTAATCGCGGTTTTACATGTTCCAGTGCCAGGGGTGCGCTGATCAGCGGGTTGTCCTTGAGGTAGATCTGCCCCACCGCCAGGTAATTGGACGCTCGCCAATAGGCGTCGAGACCTTCCAGCTGCTCGGCACTCAGAAAATCGCTCATGAAGCTCTCCGCTCTCGACAAGGAGCAGCACCGGCCGTCGATGACAGGACCGCGCTGCGAACAGGGCATTTGTCGATTCTGGGAGTCTGGGAGGTTCAAGACTTGATTTACATCAAACGCGCCCTCTCTGAAGAGGAGATCTCGAGAGCGTCAACGCGGCAGCTTCCGTCACTGAATCTGCTGGGACCCCGTCCCCGTTCGTCGTACAAACGCCCCCGGGTTACGCAATAAGGGTTTGACCGGGCTCTCAGCGCCTATGCTTCATACACCGATAGAGGGACGCAAAATGCCGCCGTATGACCTCCGCCCCCTTCACGCCCATTACCTCAAGGCTGCCTGCGCCAACTGCAGCGTGCTGGAACTGTGCCTGCCGATTGGCCTGACCGACCAGGAAGTTGAGCGATTGGACACCCTGATCATCCAGCGCGTAAAAGTTAAAAAAGGTGCAGCGTTGTATCGCACGGGCGATTCATTGCGCTCGCTTTACGCAGTACGCATCGGCTCTTTCAAGACCACAGTGTTGTCTCTCGACGGTCGCGAGCAAGTCACCGGTTTTCAAATACCCGGCGAGATGCTCGGCCTGGACGCCATCAGTGAAGAGCAGCACACCTGTAATGCTTTCGCTCTTGAGGACAGCGAAGTGTGTCCCATCCATTTCGCCCAGCTGGAGAAGCTTTCCCGGGAGCTGCCTACACTGCAGCACAATCTGAACAAACTTCTAAGCCGCGAAATAGTGCGCGATCACGACATGCTGATGTTGATGGGCAAAATGAACTCCGACGAACGTCTGGCGGCCTTTCTGCTGAACCTGTCACTGCGGCTTAGCCTGCGCGGTTATTCGTCCAGGGAGTTCGTACTGAAGATGCGTCGCGAAGAGATCGGCTCCTACCTGGGGCTGCGTCTGGAAACCATCTGTCGAGGCATTGCCCACCTGCGGGATCAGGCACTGGTCGAGATTTCCGGGCGTAACGTCACCATCCTCGACATGGACAGGCTCAAGCATCTGGTCACCGGCTGCCATCGGGACGCGCCAGTTTGACAGCCTGAATGCCGTTGATTCCGGAGAATCGTCATGCGCGCCATGGTGCTACAGACTCCTGGCCAGCCACTGCAACGGGAAGAGCGCGCGATCCCGATACCTGATGCTCAACAACTGTTAATCAAAGTCCTGGCCTGTGGCGTATGCCGCACCGACCTGCACCTGGTCGATGGCGAGCTGCCACAAGCGACACTGCCGCGAGTGCCGGGGCATGAAATTGTCGGGGAAGTGACCGCGGTGGGGACTGACGTTGCGCCCGACTGGATCGGCCAGCGGGTCGGCGTTCCCTGGCTCGGATCGACTTGCGGCCGGTGTGAATTCTGCCGCTCGGGCCGGGAGAACCTCTGCGATCAGGCGCAGTTCACCGGTTGTAATCTGGACGGCGGTTATGCCGACTACACCCTGGCCGACGCGCGCTTCTGCTTTCGCCTTCCGGACACGCTCTCGGCCACTGAAGCCGCACCGTTGCTATGCGCCGGGCTGATCGGCTTTCGGGCGCTGCAAATGGCCAAAACCGCACGTCATCTGGGCCTCTACGGGTTCGGTGCCGCCGCGCACCTGGCAATCCAGGTGGCGCTGGGCCGAGGTCAACAGGTATACGCCTTCACCCGACCGGGCGACAACGAGGGCCAGGCGTATGCCCGAACGTTGGGCGCCGCCTGGGCGGGCCCCTCGGACCAGAAACCGCCACACCTGCTCGACGCCAGCCTGATCTTCGCCCCCGTGGGTGCGCTGGTGCCGTTGGCGCTGGAGGCCACCGTCAAGGGTGGCTGTGTGATATGCGCCGGCATCCACATGAGCGACATCCCGGCGTTTCCCTATCGTCTGCTCTGGGGTGAGCGCAGCGTACGTTCGGTGGCCAACCTGACGCGCGAAGACGGCACGGCGTTTTTCCAGGAGATTCGCCATACGCCCGTGCACAGCGATGTCACCTGTTTTGCACTGGACGATGCCAATCAGGCGCTCGCCCAGCTCAGGAGCGGTCAGGTCAAAGGCGCCATCGTGCTTACCCCCTGACCGCAAAACCGGGTGAGCGGACCGCCAGAATGCTGCCAGGCACCGAGTAAAGCGCCCGTTCGGTGGTGCTGCCAATCAACCGATCCAGCCCGACCCGGTGCACCGTGCCCATCACCACCACGTCGGCCAGGTACTCTTCGACAAACTCGGTCAACGCCCGAACCGGTTGGCCCATGACAAAGTGCCGACGTTCGGGCGGTATACCGTAGCGGTCGGCCAGGGTCACAAATGCCAGGTGCAGGGATTCACGCAGCTCCTCCATGTAATCCATGCTCCAGCCGCCGTTGACCAACGGTGCATCGCCATTGAACGCTGGCGACAGGTCATAGGCGTAGAGCAAATGCAGCGGCGCATCGCACTGCAGGGCCAGGGCGTTCGCCGTTTGAATGATGGTGTCGTTGAGGCCACTGATCTGGGTTTGTGGGTCGAAGGGGTCGACCGCCGCCACGATCCGGTGAGGCAAGCTGTAACGGGCCTGGTTGACCAGGTGCACAGACACCGGGCATTCGCGCAGCAGGTGACAATCAAGTGGCGTGATGAATACCCGTTTAAGCACCGGCTCCAGCGTGGCGTCCTTGATTAGCAGGTCAGGCTTGAACTCCTCGACATGCTTCAGGATATCCAGCAGCGGATGGGTGGTGAAGACCACTTCCACCGAGACTTTCAGCC
Proteins encoded in this window:
- a CDS encoding zinc-dependent alcohol dehydrogenase family protein, giving the protein MRAMVLQTPGQPLQREERAIPIPDAQQLLIKVLACGVCRTDLHLVDGELPQATLPRVPGHEIVGEVTAVGTDVAPDWIGQRVGVPWLGSTCGRCEFCRSGRENLCDQAQFTGCNLDGGYADYTLADARFCFRLPDTLSATEAAPLLCAGLIGFRALQMAKTARHLGLYGFGAAAHLAIQVALGRGQQVYAFTRPGDNEGQAYARTLGAAWAGPSDQKPPHLLDASLIFAPVGALVPLALEATVKGGCVICAGIHMSDIPAFPYRLLWGERSVRSVANLTREDGTAFFQEIRHTPVHSDVTCFALDDANQALAQLRSGQVKGAIVLTP
- a CDS encoding universal stress protein; this encodes MGHYQRLLLIADRTLHQSPALLRAVALAKASGAVLHVCAFVEPVPIVHLWDEKVDEAAFQSYLRRYRRWMSEEIQRLSGEGLKVSVEVVFTTHPLLDILKHVEEFKPDLLIKDATLEPVLKRVFITPLDCHLLRECPVSVHLVNQARYSLPHRIVAAVDPFDPQTQISGLNDTIIQTANALALQCDAPLHLLYAYDLSPAFNGDAPLVNGGWSMDYMEELRESLHLAFVTLADRYGIPPERRHFVMGQPVRALTEFVEEYLADVVVMGTVHRVGLDRLIGSTTERALYSVPGSILAVRSPGFAVRG
- the fnr gene encoding fumarate/nitrate reduction transcriptional regulator Fnr, whose translation is MPPYDLRPLHAHYLKAACANCSVLELCLPIGLTDQEVERLDTLIIQRVKVKKGAALYRTGDSLRSLYAVRIGSFKTTVLSLDGREQVTGFQIPGEMLGLDAISEEQHTCNAFALEDSEVCPIHFAQLEKLSRELPTLQHNLNKLLSREIVRDHDMLMLMGKMNSDERLAAFLLNLSLRLSLRGYSSREFVLKMRREEIGSYLGLRLETICRGIAHLRDQALVEISGRNVTILDMDRLKHLVTGCHRDAPV